CAAACATCTCCTGTACACTTTCACTTATTTTTGCCGTATTGTGACGTTTAATGATGGGTAGCAGTGCTTCATCCTCGAACCCTTTGGGGTAAAAGGTGAGAAAACTTGCCTCGGCTTCTTTGAGCTTTTGCAGATTCATCGCTAATCCTTTTTAACACGCCATCTTATATTGGATCATCGATATCACCGCCCCTTGCGGATCTTGGATGATAGCAAAATCACCGACTTTCGGTATCGGTGTTATCTCAACGATAACGTTCGCCCCAAGCTCTTTAGCCTTCTCTAACGTGGCTTTAATGTCTGTAACGGTTATGTAATTACCCCAATGCGGCGGTATTTTTTCATCATCACAATGTTTTATATCCATGATACCTGCTATCTCTTGATTATTCAATGATACCACTTGATAGTCAAAATCGACATTGTCAGCTCTTTTAAACTCCCAACCGAAAACCTCACCGTAAAACTTTTTCGCCCCTTCGATATCGCCCGTTAAAAGCTCAAACCAACTAAATGCACCGTGCGTTGTAAATGGATTCATGTTATATTCCTTGTATTATATGTCGTATTATTTTACTCAAAAAAGTGCAATATATATCACTACACTCTCGTCTTATATTCTACCGTTTTATCCTCAACATATACCCTCCATGCTTTTCCCCTCGTTCCCAATGTCCTCATTGGGAATGCAGACTAACATAATCCACTCCCAAATTATTTTAAGAAAAACGGTGTAAAATGTTTAAAAATATGTTGATATGTAAAATTTTCTTGGATGTTTCTAATTTCAGAATATTTTAAATGTCCGATTATCTAGTGAATTTTTGGGAAAATAGTATATTTTGGGTATGAATAAATAGTTAGCCCCAAAGTGGGTTCGTGTTTT
The Sulfuricurvum sp. DNA segment above includes these coding regions:
- a CDS encoding VOC family protein, which gives rise to MNPFTTHGAFSWFELLTGDIEGAKKFYGEVFGWEFKRADNVDFDYQVVSLNNQEIAGIMDIKHCDDEKIPPHWGNYITVTDIKATLEKAKELGANVIVEITPIPKVGDFAIIQDPQGAVISMIQYKMAC